One part of the Oncorhynchus clarkii lewisi isolate Uvic-CL-2024 chromosome 7, UVic_Ocla_1.0, whole genome shotgun sequence genome encodes these proteins:
- the LOC139413269 gene encoding suppressor of tumorigenicity 7 protein-like isoform X1, with amino-acid sequence MIPLFTAQPSGKNMEDATSSNPQSIGFTEKLKSWLSWSWTYICAVWFAMVLTMIYVLRSPLKLQDTLTSASVFLNTLTPKFYVALTGTSSLISGLILIFEWWYFRKYGTSFIEQVSVSHLRPLLGGVESSTTTGLFSSVNGEAEPRPSVSECKVWRNPLNLFRGAEYSRYTWVTGKEPLTYYDMNLSAQDHQTFFTGDTQQLKTEDTGLNLSFSTVMQKAWRERNPQARIRAAYQAIEMNHECAAAYVLLAEEEATTITEAERLFKQALRSAGKDINLLVYIKRRLAMCARKLGRIKEAVKMMRDLMKEFPLLGMLNIHENLLEALLELQAYADVQAVLAKYDDISLPKSATICYTSALLKARAVSEKFSPEAASRRGLSTAEMNAVEAIHRAVEFNPHVPKYLLEMKSLILPPEHILKRGDSEAVAYAFFHLQHWKRAEGALNLLHCTWEGTFRIIPYPLEKGHLFYPYPVCTETADRELLPSFHEVSVYPKKELPFFILFTAGLCSFTAMLAMLTHQFPELMGVFAKAFFSTLFAPLGFFADKMESFMPSSFWHQLTRI; translated from the exons ATGATTCCTCTGTTTACAGCACAGCCATCCGGTAAAAACATGGAGGACGCCACCAGCAGTAATCCTCAATCTATTGGATTTACAGAGAAATTAAAATCATGGCTGTCCTGGTCATGGACATACATATGTGCAGTTTGGTTTGCCATGGTTTTAACTATGATCTATGTTCTGCGAAGCCCCTTGAAACTGCAGGACACTCTTACCTCAG CATCTGTGTTCTTGAATACACTGACCCCTAAATTCTATGTGGCACTCACTGGAACATCCTCTCTCATCTCTGGCCTAATCTTG ATTTTTGAGTGGTGGTACTTTCGTAAGTATGGGACCTCGTTCATTGAGCAGGTGTCTGTTAGCCATCTGCGGCCTCTCCTAGGTGGGGTGGAGAGCAGCACGACCACTGGCCTGTTCTCCTCAGTCAACGGAGAGGCTGAGCCTAGACCCAGTGTCTCAG AGTGTAAAGTTTGGAGGAATCCTTTAAATCTATTCAGAGGAGCAGAATACAGCAG GTACACATGGGTGACTGGAAAAGAGCCTTTGACCTACTACGATATGAACCTGTCTGCTCAAGACCACCAGACCTTCTTCACTGGCGACACTCAGCAACTCAAGACTGAAGATACTGGTTTGAATCTAAGCTTTTCAACTG TTATGCAGAAGGCCTGGAGGGAGAGAAATCCCCAAGCCCggatcagagcagcttaccaggCCATAGAGATGAACCACGA GTGTGCTGCTGCCTATGTGCTCCTGGCTGAGGAGGAAGCTACCACCATCACAGAGGCTGAGCGGCTGTTCAAACAAGCCCTGCGGAGTG CTGGCAAAGACATCAACTTGCTGGTGTATATCAAACGCAGACTGGCCATGTGTGCACGCAAGCTGGGACGCATCAAGGAGGCAGTGAAAATGATGAGAGAT TTAATGAAAGAATTCCCACTGTTGGGAATGTTGAATATACATGAAAATCTCCTAGAGGCGTTACTGGAGCTGCAGGCTTATGCTGACGTACAAGCAGTCCTTGCCAAATATGACG ACATCAGCTTGCCAAAGTCAGCTACTATATGCTACACGTCTGCACTGCTGAAAGCACGGGCTGTATCAGAGAA GTTTTCTCCTGAGGCAGCGTCCCGGCGGGgcctgagcactgcagagatgaacgctgtggaggctatacacagagctGTGGAGTTCAACCCACATGTGCCAAAG TATTTATTAGAGATGAAGAGTCTGATCCTGCCTCCAGAGCACATCCTGAAGAGGGGGGACAGCGAGGCGGTGGCCTACGCCTTCTTTCACCTGCAGCACTGGAAGAGGGCCGAGGGAGCCTTAAACCTGCTGCACTGCACCTGGGAAGGCA CTTTTCGGATAATTCCCTACCCTCTAGAGAAGGGTCACCTGTTTTACCCCTACCCTGTGTGCACAGAAACAGCAGATCGGGAACTGCTGCCCT CCTTCCACGAGGTGTCTGTGTACCCAAAGAAAGAGCTTCCCTTCTTCATCCTCTTCACAGCGGGCCTTTGTTCGTTCACTGCCATGCTGGCCATGCTCACACACCAGTTTCCTGAGCTCATGGGCGTCTTTGCCAAAGCA TTCTTCAGCACCCTATTCGCACCCCTGGGTTTCTTCGCTGACAAGATGGAGAGCTTCATGCCGTCCAGTTTTTGGCATCAGCTGACTCGAATCTga
- the LOC139413269 gene encoding suppressor of tumorigenicity 7 protein-like isoform X2, with the protein MIPLFTAQPSGKNMEDATSSNPQSIGFTEKLKSWLSWSWTYICAVWFAMVLTMIYVLRSPLKLQDTLTSASVFLNTLTPKFYVALTGTSSLISGLILIFEWWYFRKYGTSFIEQVSVSHLRPLLGGVESSTTTGLFSSVNGEAEPRPSVSECKVWRNPLNLFRGAEYSRYTWVTGKEPLTYYDMNLSAQDHQTFFTGDTQQLKTEDTVMQKAWRERNPQARIRAAYQAIEMNHECAAAYVLLAEEEATTITEAERLFKQALRSAGKDINLLVYIKRRLAMCARKLGRIKEAVKMMRDLMKEFPLLGMLNIHENLLEALLELQAYADVQAVLAKYDDISLPKSATICYTSALLKARAVSEKFSPEAASRRGLSTAEMNAVEAIHRAVEFNPHVPKYLLEMKSLILPPEHILKRGDSEAVAYAFFHLQHWKRAEGALNLLHCTWEGTFRIIPYPLEKGHLFYPYPVCTETADRELLPSFHEVSVYPKKELPFFILFTAGLCSFTAMLAMLTHQFPELMGVFAKAFFSTLFAPLGFFADKMESFMPSSFWHQLTRI; encoded by the exons ATGATTCCTCTGTTTACAGCACAGCCATCCGGTAAAAACATGGAGGACGCCACCAGCAGTAATCCTCAATCTATTGGATTTACAGAGAAATTAAAATCATGGCTGTCCTGGTCATGGACATACATATGTGCAGTTTGGTTTGCCATGGTTTTAACTATGATCTATGTTCTGCGAAGCCCCTTGAAACTGCAGGACACTCTTACCTCAG CATCTGTGTTCTTGAATACACTGACCCCTAAATTCTATGTGGCACTCACTGGAACATCCTCTCTCATCTCTGGCCTAATCTTG ATTTTTGAGTGGTGGTACTTTCGTAAGTATGGGACCTCGTTCATTGAGCAGGTGTCTGTTAGCCATCTGCGGCCTCTCCTAGGTGGGGTGGAGAGCAGCACGACCACTGGCCTGTTCTCCTCAGTCAACGGAGAGGCTGAGCCTAGACCCAGTGTCTCAG AGTGTAAAGTTTGGAGGAATCCTTTAAATCTATTCAGAGGAGCAGAATACAGCAG GTACACATGGGTGACTGGAAAAGAGCCTTTGACCTACTACGATATGAACCTGTCTGCTCAAGACCACCAGACCTTCTTCACTGGCGACACTCAGCAACTCAAGACTGAAGATACTG TTATGCAGAAGGCCTGGAGGGAGAGAAATCCCCAAGCCCggatcagagcagcttaccaggCCATAGAGATGAACCACGA GTGTGCTGCTGCCTATGTGCTCCTGGCTGAGGAGGAAGCTACCACCATCACAGAGGCTGAGCGGCTGTTCAAACAAGCCCTGCGGAGTG CTGGCAAAGACATCAACTTGCTGGTGTATATCAAACGCAGACTGGCCATGTGTGCACGCAAGCTGGGACGCATCAAGGAGGCAGTGAAAATGATGAGAGAT TTAATGAAAGAATTCCCACTGTTGGGAATGTTGAATATACATGAAAATCTCCTAGAGGCGTTACTGGAGCTGCAGGCTTATGCTGACGTACAAGCAGTCCTTGCCAAATATGACG ACATCAGCTTGCCAAAGTCAGCTACTATATGCTACACGTCTGCACTGCTGAAAGCACGGGCTGTATCAGAGAA GTTTTCTCCTGAGGCAGCGTCCCGGCGGGgcctgagcactgcagagatgaacgctgtggaggctatacacagagctGTGGAGTTCAACCCACATGTGCCAAAG TATTTATTAGAGATGAAGAGTCTGATCCTGCCTCCAGAGCACATCCTGAAGAGGGGGGACAGCGAGGCGGTGGCCTACGCCTTCTTTCACCTGCAGCACTGGAAGAGGGCCGAGGGAGCCTTAAACCTGCTGCACTGCACCTGGGAAGGCA CTTTTCGGATAATTCCCTACCCTCTAGAGAAGGGTCACCTGTTTTACCCCTACCCTGTGTGCACAGAAACAGCAGATCGGGAACTGCTGCCCT CCTTCCACGAGGTGTCTGTGTACCCAAAGAAAGAGCTTCCCTTCTTCATCCTCTTCACAGCGGGCCTTTGTTCGTTCACTGCCATGCTGGCCATGCTCACACACCAGTTTCCTGAGCTCATGGGCGTCTTTGCCAAAGCA TTCTTCAGCACCCTATTCGCACCCCTGGGTTTCTTCGCTGACAAGATGGAGAGCTTCATGCCGTCCAGTTTTTGGCATCAGCTGACTCGAATCTga